The following are encoded together in the Clostridium sp. BJN0013 genome:
- a CDS encoding glycosyltransferase family 4 protein, with product MKDVKKKLLVYAHYYYPDVASTGQILKELCEGMKDKFDITVICVVPSYSGKIDEKYKVDKYYYENISGVKVIRVRVPEFTKDNKKSRIKNLLAYSFRAVWATFKVKEQDYIFTISQPPIIGGVLGTIGKWFKGGKLIYNIQDFNPEQTIAVGYSKNKIILNMAMWVDRFSCRRSDKIIVVGRDMQKTLRDRFKNRNVPKNVFINNWVDEKEIYPLPDDNEKVLAFKKNYGLENRIVVMYSGNIGLYYDLENLIKVIGRFKDRTDVVFAFVGDGSKKKDIEDYVIEHKLTNVVFIPYQDKADLIYSLNAADCQWCVNAKGIKGVSVPSKLYGIMAVGKLVIGVMEEGAEARLIMEETQCGLVCEPGDYAAVEANLRWFIDHAGDPRQKAMGMRGHEYLIKNLTKDVSVKKYIDEILSC from the coding sequence ATGAAGGATGTAAAGAAAAAGCTATTAGTATATGCTCATTATTATTACCCTGATGTTGCTTCAACTGGTCAGATATTAAAGGAATTATGTGAAGGTATGAAGGATAAATTTGATATTACAGTAATTTGTGTAGTACCTAGTTACAGTGGAAAAATAGATGAGAAATATAAAGTAGATAAATACTACTACGAGAATATTAGTGGGGTAAAAGTTATAAGGGTAAGAGTGCCTGAATTTACTAAAGATAATAAAAAGAGTAGAATTAAAAATCTTTTAGCATATTCCTTTAGAGCAGTATGGGCAACATTTAAAGTTAAAGAACAAGACTATATTTTTACAATATCCCAGCCTCCAATAATCGGTGGAGTTTTGGGTACAATTGGAAAATGGTTTAAGGGTGGAAAGTTAATTTACAATATACAAGACTTTAATCCAGAGCAAACAATAGCAGTAGGATATAGTAAAAATAAAATTATACTTAATATGGCAATGTGGGTAGATAGATTTTCTTGCAGAAGATCAGATAAAATAATAGTAGTTGGAAGAGATATGCAAAAAACTTTAAGGGATAGATTTAAAAATAGAAATGTTCCAAAGAATGTTTTTATCAACAACTGGGTTGATGAAAAAGAAATATATCCTTTACCAGATGATAATGAAAAGGTATTGGCTTTTAAAAAGAACTATGGTTTAGAAAACAGAATAGTAGTAATGTATTCAGGAAATATAGGACTTTACTATGATTTAGAAAATTTGATTAAGGTTATTGGAAGATTTAAAGATAGAACTGATGTAGTTTTTGCTTTTGTGGGAGATGGAAGTAAAAAGAAAGATATAGAAGATTACGTTATTGAACATAAGCTGACAAATGTTGTATTTATTCCGTATCAGGACAAAGCTGATCTGATTTACAGTCTTAATGCGGCTGATTGCCAGTGGTGTGTGAATGCTAAGGGGATTAAGGGTGTTTCCGTTCCTTCTAAGCTATATGGTATTATGGCAGTGGGCAAGCTGGTCATCGGTGTTATGGAAGAAGGTGCTGAAGCAAGACTCATTATGGAAGAGACACAGTGCGGTTTAGTATGCGAACCGGGAGATTATGCGGCTGTAGAAGCCAATTTACGATGGTTTATCGACCACGCGGGGGATCCTAGGCAGAAGGCCATGGGCATGCGTGGACACGAGTATCTGATCAAAAATTTGACCAAGGATGTCAGTGTCAAGAAGTACATAGATGAGATTTTGAGCTGCTGA
- a CDS encoding polysaccharide pyruvyl transferase family protein has translation MKVATITFGYSQNLGALLQAYALAQFIQRLGHDCKIIKYKDFDNRPFETVKGLLDGLSDLIFLPDCKNKIKKINLYRQKYLPFTEKTYYITDDMRELNQQFDVFVAGSDQIWNVHKGVVDEFFLSFVDEQHKKISYGASFGLSMIPNEYREKTAIGINNFDLISVREKTGVELVKQLTGLSCEQVLDPVFLKPKNEWEEFCGPRKLKEKYIFVYPTQITENLTKTVKELKKKTGYRVCSLFYFWGVDKVIKDADPIELVNYIRNAEFVVASSFHATAFSIILNKKLFVIPHSTTGSRVVDLLTDLNMKDCIVLDSQHLNMENIDYEAVNSLLLEKIIASKNFLREAIDV, from the coding sequence ATGAAAGTTGCAACTATTACTTTTGGATATAGCCAAAATCTAGGTGCATTGCTGCAGGCATATGCACTGGCTCAATTTATTCAGAGATTAGGACATGATTGTAAAATAATAAAATATAAGGATTTTGATAATAGACCTTTTGAGACAGTTAAAGGCCTGTTAGATGGGTTAAGTGATTTAATCTTTTTACCTGATTGTAAGAATAAAATTAAAAAGATTAACTTGTATCGTCAAAAATATTTGCCGTTTACTGAAAAAACCTATTACATCACTGACGATATGAGAGAACTAAATCAACAATTTGATGTGTTTGTTGCTGGAAGTGACCAGATATGGAATGTTCATAAAGGTGTAGTCGATGAATTTTTTCTTTCATTTGTAGATGAACAACACAAAAAAATCTCATATGGCGCCAGCTTTGGGTTGTCTATGATTCCAAATGAATACAGAGAGAAAACAGCTATAGGAATTAACAATTTTGATTTGATTTCTGTACGAGAAAAGACAGGAGTCGAACTAGTAAAACAGTTGACGGGATTATCTTGTGAACAAGTGCTTGATCCCGTTTTCTTAAAACCTAAGAATGAATGGGAAGAATTTTGTGGCCCCAGAAAGTTAAAGGAAAAGTATATTTTTGTATATCCTACTCAAATTACTGAAAATTTAACGAAAACAGTAAAAGAGTTAAAGAAAAAAACAGGTTACAGAGTTTGTTCACTTTTTTATTTCTGGGGTGTGGATAAGGTTATCAAGGATGCAGATCCTATTGAGTTAGTAAATTATATTAGGAATGCAGAGTTTGTTGTAGCTTCCTCCTTTCATGCAACAGCGTTTTCCATTATTTTAAATAAAAAATTGTTTGTTATTCCTCACAGTACAACTGGATCAAGAGTTGTAGATTTACTAACAGATTTAAATATGAAAGACTGTATTGTGTTGGATTCCCAACATTTGAATATGGAAAATATTGATTATGAAGCCGTAAATAGTTTACTTTTAGAAAAAATTATCGCATCAAAAAACTTCTTAAGAGAAGCTATTGATGTTTAA
- a CDS encoding O-antigen ligase family protein: MNNSVILLGYSIKRRKLKFKNIFLIGIIIACVIPKEMNLWKYESYNIGRPYGNSIALSLVMFICIAWFMLGLKKFNISKRSLVNSLCNFLIFGILTIVFPISRSIELYAIGAYKYIFYIILFVLLTNRMDFENFEQSLNIGFRISLVLQSAVGMLYVFFGILIPFISNYSLSERNELSRMTASFSHPGDFSLYISILFLYFICKSLIGRDKSALKYALLGFIDLYLSGARTMLITSFIVAFFIVLKKYKHNLIFKLVSIVTIIFLVDWFIHSSIFQNMFIINSIYDMFMARFVHWIIGFKIMFANIQNFIFGVGLNYHVDYIDANYSNFSELLLKASDVISSDFVRRSPIHNSFLIIGTELGICGLVLYLKIYLKGIRDALVILKRDSTNKTNCYFIIGSFCIFMIYACQGWALMKNFGWTLFILVNAYLFLLKKNTNASKEKERYKL, translated from the coding sequence ATGAATAATAGTGTAATATTACTAGGGTATTCAATAAAACGTAGAAAATTAAAATTCAAAAATATTTTTCTTATAGGAATCATCATTGCATGTGTAATTCCTAAGGAGATGAATTTATGGAAATACGAAAGCTATAATATCGGCCGACCTTATGGGAATAGTATAGCTCTGAGCTTAGTTATGTTTATATGTATAGCGTGGTTCATGTTAGGGTTAAAAAAATTTAATATTTCAAAAAGATCGTTAGTAAATAGTTTGTGTAATTTTTTGATTTTTGGAATTTTAACAATAGTCTTTCCGATAAGTAGAAGCATAGAGTTATATGCCATTGGTGCATACAAATATATATTCTATATTATTTTATTTGTTTTATTAACAAATAGAATGGATTTTGAGAACTTTGAACAGTCTTTAAATATAGGATTTAGAATTAGCTTAGTATTGCAATCGGCTGTTGGAATGCTTTATGTGTTTTTTGGCATCTTAATCCCATTTATTTCAAATTATTCATTATCAGAACGTAATGAATTATCTAGAATGACTGCCTCCTTTAGTCATCCTGGAGATTTTAGCTTATATATTTCCATTTTGTTTCTTTATTTTATATGTAAGTCATTAATTGGAAGAGATAAGTCGGCTTTAAAGTATGCACTCTTAGGATTTATTGACTTATATTTATCTGGAGCAAGAACAATGCTGATTACGAGTTTTATCGTTGCATTTTTCATAGTTTTAAAAAAATATAAACATAATTTAATTTTTAAACTTGTTAGTATCGTAACAATAATTTTCCTAGTGGATTGGTTTATACATTCTAGCATATTTCAGAATATGTTTATAATTAATAGTATTTATGATATGTTTATGGCTAGATTTGTGCATTGGATCATTGGTTTTAAGATCATGTTTGCCAACATTCAAAATTTTATTTTTGGTGTTGGACTAAATTATCATGTTGATTATATTGATGCAAATTATAGTAATTTTTCAGAATTGCTTTTAAAGGCAAGTGATGTAATTTCATCAGATTTCGTTAGAAGAAGCCCAATTCATAATAGTTTCTTGATTATTGGTACTGAACTGGGAATATGCGGCTTGGTTTTATATTTAAAAATATATTTAAAGGGAATTAGAGATGCACTAGTTATATTGAAAAGAGATTCTACTAATAAAACAAATTGTTATTTTATAATAGGCAGTTTTTGTATTTTCATGATATATGCATGTCAAGGATGGGCATTGATGAAAAATTTTGGGTGGACGTTGTTTATTCTTGTCAATGCATATTTATTCCTTTTGAAGAAAAATACAAATGCAAGCAAGGAAAAAGAAAGGTATAAACTTTGA
- a CDS encoding glycosyltransferase family 4 protein, translating into MKRVLILTGYYWPGFKGGGPIQSCINMVENLSDKFDMYIVTTDRDKGDLKPYDGIKVDEWNQVGTAKVYYMSPEMQNLKGFAKVLNETDFDVLYLNGFFSPIFTIKPLLLRRLGRLKECKIILTPRGDFTGGCENKKIKKYSYIYLCKLIGLYKNLLWHATSELEEQDIKKKFSKAETFVVPNFPAKFVPKEPLVEKKSGELRLVFVSRIFPKKNLKFALEVLKDVHEGNVIFDIYGPMEDKNYWAECESIIKTLPENIRVTYKGEVPHNQIPHVFEQYHAFFFPTLGENYGHVIVEAMMNNCLVILSKGVTSWDDCNGKGGFIAPLNDKSVFIRTIEDLVEMDEHEFKVNIKKINSYIARKLRVDKNIKFYNKMFDEK; encoded by the coding sequence ATGAAAAGAGTTTTAATTTTAACGGGTTATTATTGGCCCGGCTTTAAAGGTGGCGGACCAATACAATCCTGCATTAATATGGTTGAGAATTTATCGGATAAATTTGATATGTATATTGTCACTACTGATCGCGATAAAGGTGATTTGAAACCTTACGATGGGATTAAGGTGGATGAGTGGAATCAGGTTGGCACGGCAAAAGTATATTATATGAGTCCTGAGATGCAAAATTTAAAAGGATTTGCAAAGGTCTTGAATGAAACCGACTTTGATGTTTTATATCTTAATGGATTTTTCTCTCCTATATTTACAATAAAGCCTTTGCTTTTGAGAAGGCTGGGACGTCTTAAAGAGTGCAAAATCATTCTTACTCCAAGAGGGGATTTTACAGGTGGCTGTGAGAATAAAAAAATAAAGAAGTACAGTTATATTTATTTATGTAAGTTGATTGGCTTGTATAAAAATCTTCTCTGGCATGCAACGAGTGAACTTGAAGAACAAGATATAAAAAAGAAGTTTTCGAAGGCAGAAACGTTTGTGGTTCCAAATTTTCCGGCAAAGTTCGTTCCCAAGGAGCCACTTGTTGAAAAGAAATCAGGCGAATTAAGACTTGTATTTGTTTCAAGAATTTTTCCAAAGAAAAACTTGAAATTTGCATTGGAAGTATTAAAAGATGTACATGAGGGTAATGTGATATTTGATATTTATGGACCGATGGAAGATAAAAATTATTGGGCTGAGTGCGAGTCTATTATTAAAACACTTCCAGAGAATATCAGGGTCACATATAAAGGAGAAGTTCCGCATAATCAAATTCCGCATGTATTTGAACAATATCATGCATTCTTTTTTCCAACGTTGGGAGAAAATTATGGGCACGTAATCGTAGAAGCCATGATGAATAATTGTCTTGTTATTCTTAGTAAGGGAGTTACTTCATGGGATGATTGTAACGGAAAAGGTGGATTTATAGCTCCTCTAAATGATAAATCTGTCTTTATTAGAACTATTGAGGATTTAGTTGAAATGGATGAGCATGAATTTAAAGTTAATATCAAAAAGATTAATAGTTATATTGCTCGCAAGCTGCGTGTTGACAAAAATATTAAATTTTATAATAAGATGTTTGATGAGAAGTAA
- a CDS encoding Coenzyme F420 hydrogenase/dehydrogenase, beta subunit C-terminal domain produces the protein MMDLYTYKKNCSGCTACVNVCPQNAIVMQKDSEGFLYPEIVWDKCMNCRLCQKVCGFKTPSEKYPLKFYAVKNKSTEIIHTSSSGGMFSAISDYILNLGGVVCGAAYNYEQHIVEHVFCRTREERDRLKGSKYLQSELHDSFAQIENCLKAGETVLFVGTPCQVSGLLNFLEQKRLDLTTLYTCDLVCHGVPSPKIWKDYITAIEKKQHIKVDYVTFKDKRNGWEHPVIIVKNGSREIQLDAIKRVLFGDVAMRPSCHNCKFTNLNRVGDITIGDFWGIRGKHPEFYDKNGVSLVLVNTGQGMELFQKIRNYIDICESNEAECEQPNLKSPTKMSDRRQIFWKDYENTQICKLINKYGCIFLADLLCLKVKKILKR, from the coding sequence ATGATGGATTTGTATACATATAAAAAGAATTGTTCAGGATGTACTGCATGCGTGAATGTTTGCCCACAAAATGCAATAGTGATGCAAAAGGATTCAGAAGGATTTCTATATCCAGAAATTGTTTGGGATAAATGCATGAATTGTAGGCTTTGTCAGAAAGTTTGTGGGTTTAAAACACCGTCTGAAAAGTATCCGCTGAAGTTTTATGCGGTTAAAAATAAAAGCACGGAGATTATACACACTAGCTCTTCGGGTGGCATGTTTTCAGCAATTTCTGATTATATCTTAAATTTGGGCGGTGTTGTATGTGGTGCTGCTTATAACTATGAGCAGCATATTGTTGAACATGTGTTTTGTAGGACGCGAGAAGAGCGGGACAGACTGAAAGGTTCTAAATATCTGCAGAGTGAATTACATGATTCGTTTGCTCAGATTGAAAACTGTTTAAAAGCAGGAGAAACAGTACTCTTTGTTGGTACTCCATGCCAGGTATCTGGCCTTCTGAATTTTTTAGAACAAAAACGCTTAGATTTGACAACACTTTATACTTGTGACCTTGTTTGTCATGGTGTACCAAGTCCAAAAATCTGGAAAGACTATATTACAGCAATTGAGAAAAAACAGCATATAAAAGTAGATTATGTGACATTTAAAGATAAAAGAAACGGTTGGGAACACCCGGTAATAATTGTAAAAAATGGGTCGCGAGAAATCCAACTGGATGCTATTAAGAGGGTCTTGTTCGGCGATGTAGCTATGAGGCCATCGTGCCATAATTGCAAATTCACAAATCTTAATCGTGTTGGAGATATAACAATCGGTGATTTTTGGGGAATAAGAGGTAAACATCCAGAGTTCTATGATAAAAATGGTGTTTCTCTTGTTTTAGTCAATACTGGACAAGGAATGGAATTATTTCAAAAAATTAGAAATTATATTGATATTTGTGAAAGCAATGAAGCAGAATGTGAGCAACCAAATTTGAAATCGCCTACGAAAATGTCAGATAGACGTCAAATATTTTGGAAAGATTATGAGAATACACAAATTTGTAAATTGATTAATAAATACGGATGCATTTTTTTGGCAGATTTACTTTGTTTAAAGGTTAAAAAAATTTTAAAAAGATAA
- a CDS encoding glycosyltransferase family 2 protein, with protein MVDLTVVILTKNEEKNLEKCIQSFKGIAKHFVIIDSFSTDETLNIAESFGADVIQHKFENHAAQFNWGIANANITTTWTMKIDADEELTTELAEELDHKLDSLPQDVNGIILRRRVYFMGKWLRHGGKYPELLLRIFRTGHGMSEMKMMDEHLIINDGKVVTFDKDMIDNNNKDLEWWINKHNWYSNKEVLDCQMKADKQNAEETVSETTTSFQAKIKRFIKNHGYYSLPKFFRAHVYFIYRYYFRLGFLDGTEGKIYTFLQAYWYRFLVDAKMYECEKTGRKMEEQGELKK; from the coding sequence ATGGTTGATTTAACGGTTGTCATTCTCACAAAGAATGAAGAAAAGAATCTTGAAAAGTGTATACAGTCATTTAAGGGAATTGCAAAGCACTTTGTGATCATCGACAGCTTTAGTACAGATGAGACTTTGAATATTGCAGAATCCTTTGGGGCAGATGTTATTCAGCATAAATTTGAAAACCATGCAGCACAGTTTAACTGGGGAATTGCAAACGCCAATATTACTACAACCTGGACAATGAAAATAGATGCGGATGAGGAATTGACTACGGAACTTGCAGAAGAATTAGATCATAAACTGGATTCTTTGCCACAGGATGTTAATGGTATTATCCTTCGTCGGCGTGTTTATTTCATGGGAAAATGGTTGCGTCACGGTGGCAAATATCCTGAACTGCTTCTTCGGATTTTCAGGACTGGTCATGGTATGTCTGAAATGAAGATGATGGATGAGCATCTTATCATTAATGATGGAAAAGTTGTTACATTTGATAAAGACATGATTGATAACAACAATAAAGACTTGGAATGGTGGATCAATAAGCATAACTGGTACAGCAATAAGGAAGTTCTGGATTGCCAGATGAAGGCTGACAAACAGAATGCTGAAGAAACCGTCTCTGAAACGACTACTTCTTTTCAGGCAAAAATAAAGCGCTTCATAAAGAATCACGGATATTATAGCTTGCCTAAATTTTTCAGAGCACATGTTTATTTTATTTATAGGTATTATTTTCGTCTTGGTTTTCTTGACGGTACAGAAGGTAAGATTTACACATTTCTGCAGGCTTATTGGTACCGATTCTTGGTAGATGCCAAGATGTATGAATGTGAAAAGACTGGTCGAAAGATGGAAGAACAGGGGGAGCTAAAGAAATGA
- a CDS encoding lipopolysaccharide biosynthesis protein, producing MKREKYLIKNTLILALGNFFPQLTALITLPIYTGMLTKTEYGRYDLVNIIVYILTVVATIQIHQATFRFLIDVRGTKVENTYITNTVCFEAIPSVIAAIAFGMAYKALPVFTQILLGLYLFFNIQYNISGQIARGLGNNKVYAIGSIINSVLNMILVVILVSGCKLGFNGLFISLDAAYLAGTVFQVIASDTQKKINIKLFDKNIIKKMLSYSWPMVPNTLSIWIVNTCNKFIINAFLGLQMNAVFAVAGKIPNIFNSAYGIFNMAWQESASISASDKDSNQYYSTVFNMLFYFLTGCMLLLIAGTPILFTILIRGSYAEAYYQIPLLYIGIFFSSISSFYGSIYIARKMTAVVGISSAIGAIVSCVVNLTLIHQIGIYASSISMIVSYLTLVLYRGIDIEKRHIAPIQYNFSKIGVCLGLIAISSILCYQQIFMLNVVNLILGINAFFILNKNFIFAILKQFKRQ from the coding sequence ATGAAACGAGAAAAATATTTAATAAAAAATACATTAATTCTTGCCCTTGGTAATTTTTTCCCTCAATTAACTGCTTTGATTACATTACCGATTTATACTGGAATGTTAACAAAAACAGAATATGGACGTTATGACCTTGTCAATATAATTGTTTATATTTTAACAGTGGTTGCAACGATTCAAATTCATCAGGCAACTTTTCGATTTCTAATTGATGTGCGAGGTACGAAAGTAGAGAACACATATATTACAAATACAGTATGTTTTGAGGCCATTCCTTCAGTTATTGCTGCTATAGCTTTTGGAATGGCGTATAAAGCCCTTCCAGTTTTTACACAGATTTTACTAGGCTTGTATTTATTTTTTAACATTCAATATAATATTTCTGGACAGATTGCTCGAGGACTGGGTAATAATAAAGTATATGCAATAGGATCAATTATCAATTCTGTACTAAATATGATTCTTGTAGTTATATTAGTGTCAGGGTGTAAACTGGGCTTCAATGGACTGTTCATATCTTTGGATGCTGCATACCTTGCAGGAACAGTTTTTCAGGTTATCGCAAGCGATACACAGAAAAAAATAAATATTAAACTGTTTGATAAAAATATTATAAAAAAAATGTTGTCATATTCCTGGCCGATGGTTCCGAATACACTTTCAATTTGGATTGTTAACACCTGCAATAAATTCATTATTAATGCTTTTTTAGGTTTGCAAATGAATGCAGTTTTTGCTGTTGCGGGGAAAATACCAAATATATTTAACTCGGCGTATGGTATTTTTAATATGGCCTGGCAGGAGTCAGCTTCGATTAGTGCTTCAGATAAAGACAGCAATCAATATTATAGCACCGTATTTAATATGCTGTTTTATTTTTTAACAGGATGTATGTTACTATTAATTGCCGGGACTCCAATTTTATTTACAATTTTAATCAGAGGTTCATATGCAGAAGCTTATTATCAGATACCATTATTGTATATAGGAATTTTCTTTTCTAGCATCTCGTCTTTTTATGGGAGTATTTATATTGCACGTAAGATGACAGCAGTTGTTGGCATTTCATCCGCAATAGGTGCTATAGTAAGTTGTGTTGTAAATTTAACATTAATTCACCAAATTGGCATTTATGCATCATCGATATCGATGATAGTTAGCTATCTCACTCTAGTTTTATATCGAGGTATTGATATAGAGAAAAGGCACATAGCACCTATTCAATATAATTTTTCTAAAATTGGTGTATGTTTAGGTTTGATTGCTATATCTTCGATACTTTGTTATCAACAAATCTTTATGCTAAATGTTGTTAATTTGATTTTGGGTATAAATGCATTTTTTATTCTTAATAAAAACTTTATTTTTGCAATTTTAAAGCAATTTAAACGCCAATAG
- a CDS encoding polysaccharide pyruvyl transferase family protein, which yields MKIALWGYYGPNYGDNIMLKVIIDYFNNKHIEVEIIDLFGIKGSNTLHTDSKITKFKEFNKVKKLYELYRLSNKDTINIWGGGTIFTDCDGDGNFKFFKLIKLFGGKFSYLGIGIGKLTIKERIEKAIYLLSKCEFAIFRDSSSLKKANDLSSNENYYLAEDLSYIYFNEFKIKKVKYDEYVLITWRNLIRYMDKEQEKKLMNDVVNACSKLCNELNIKNIVLSALDENYDIEGCNVISKMFNDNFNIQIDLDNNIDNITNLICNAKFHFSGRLHGCIASEYFNVPTYGMSYSPKMRYFYESISSNDYFDIYEEKVNYKKIKAIINSKKRYSKSRLLIKSTENFDFLSKLLNNVL from the coding sequence ATGAAAATAGCATTATGGGGATATTATGGACCAAATTATGGTGACAATATTATGTTAAAAGTTATAATTGATTATTTTAATAATAAACACATTGAAGTAGAAATAATAGACCTTTTTGGTATAAAAGGAAGTAACACATTACATACAGATAGTAAAATAACAAAATTTAAGGAGTTCAACAAGGTAAAGAAGTTATATGAACTTTATAGACTTTCTAATAAAGATACAATAAATATATGGGGGGGAGGAACTATTTTTACCGATTGTGATGGCGATGGGAATTTTAAATTTTTTAAATTAATAAAATTATTTGGTGGTAAGTTTTCATATTTAGGTATAGGAATAGGTAAATTAACTATTAAGGAAAGAATAGAAAAAGCAATATATTTATTAAGCAAATGTGAATTTGCTATTTTTAGAGATAGTTCATCATTAAAAAAGGCAAATGATTTATCAAGTAATGAGAATTATTATTTAGCTGAAGATTTATCATATATATATTTTAATGAATTTAAGATAAAGAAAGTCAAATATGATGAGTATGTATTAATAACGTGGAGGAATCTTATACGATATATGGATAAAGAACAAGAAAAAAAATTAATGAATGATGTTGTGAATGCTTGTAGTAAATTATGTAATGAACTCAATATAAAAAATATAGTATTATCAGCATTAGATGAGAATTATGATATTGAAGGATGTAATGTTATATCTAAAATGTTTAATGATAATTTTAATATACAAATTGACTTAGATAATAATATAGATAATATTACAAATTTAATATGTAATGCTAAATTTCATTTTTCAGGTAGATTACATGGATGTATAGCCTCGGAATATTTTAATGTTCCTACCTATGGCATGTCATACAGTCCCAAAATGAGATATTTTTATGAGTCAATTTCTTCAAATGATTATTTTGATATTTATGAAGAAAAAGTTAATTATAAAAAAATTAAAGCTATTATTAATAGTAAGAAACGTTATTCTAAAAGTAGACTTTTAATAAAGTCTACTGAAAATTTTGATTTTCTAAGTAAATTATTAAATAATGTGCTATGA
- a CDS encoding glycosyltransferase has protein sequence MKVYFFPPSSPFNSYIDMITNVLGNNGVEIINKKYQSKSAKFLSSFLAIIKGTEIYHFNWIENKASFNSLKNRIICEGIFLWLRFIKFTGGKLVWTMHNKESHFSEREKDRTFYKEFLAKFIPMVDMVLVHASETKDFLIKDYNYPASQICFVPHGSYISDDLKEVKLLPRTPQFTVLAFGMVNRYKNIPLLIRAFRKANIPDAKLVICGKCSKEEAGLAEEIQSELDGCDNVVYDNRFIPDDEVHTIFEKSDIAVLPYDKGSMINSGAAIMAFSQSKPIIVSRFGFMKDIEDRDFVYCYDYDNETDHEEKLAKYFRQLNDKYQKDPMIFRQLGLKAHQYAVDELNWENICADIVEFYKKISKKVK, from the coding sequence ATGAAAGTATATTTTTTTCCGCCATCTTCGCCATTTAATTCTTATATAGACATGATTACAAATGTATTGGGGAATAATGGAGTTGAAATTATAAATAAAAAATATCAATCTAAAAGCGCTAAGTTTTTATCTAGTTTTTTGGCTATTATAAAAGGTACAGAAATTTACCATTTTAATTGGATTGAAAACAAAGCTTCTTTTAATTCCTTGAAAAATCGTATAATATGTGAAGGCATTTTTTTGTGGTTGCGTTTTATCAAATTTACTGGGGGGAAATTAGTATGGACTATGCATAATAAAGAATCTCATTTTTCTGAGAGGGAAAAAGATAGGACATTTTATAAGGAATTTTTGGCAAAATTTATACCTATGGTGGACATGGTTTTAGTCCATGCTAGCGAAACTAAGGATTTTCTAATAAAAGATTATAATTATCCTGCTTCCCAGATTTGCTTTGTTCCTCATGGCAGCTATATTTCTGATGATTTGAAAGAAGTTAAACTTTTACCGCGTACACCTCAGTTTACAGTTTTGGCATTTGGAATGGTAAATCGTTATAAAAATATTCCTTTATTGATTCGAGCTTTCCGTAAAGCAAATATTCCTGATGCTAAGCTAGTGATTTGTGGAAAGTGTAGCAAGGAAGAAGCTGGCTTGGCTGAAGAAATTCAGTCGGAATTGGATGGATGTGATAATGTAGTATATGATAATCGTTTTATTCCTGATGATGAGGTGCACACTATTTTTGAGAAAAGTGATATTGCAGTGTTACCATATGACAAGGGTTCAATGATAAATTCTGGAGCTGCTATTATGGCATTTTCACAGTCTAAACCAATTATTGTGAGTCGTTTTGGTTTTATGAAGGACATTGAGGATAGAGATTTTGTCTATTGCTATGACTATGATAACGAAACAGATCATGAAGAGAAGCTGGCCAAGTATTTTCGCCAGTTGAATGATAAATATCAGAAGGATCCAATGATTTTTCGACAATTAGGTCTTAAGGCACATCAATATGCTGTTGATGAATTAAATTGGGAAAATATTTGTGCTGATATTGTAGAATTCTATAAAAAAATTTCTAAAAAAGTGAAGTAA